The following are from one region of the Moritella sp. 24 genome:
- the elyC gene encoding envelope biogenesis factor ElyC, with amino-acid sequence MFALKKIIGTWLMPLPLLLTAFILAALLYKLTRYKRSAQVLFCSSFITLLLLSLDPVASRLAATLESQYPSYQQQSVDYIHVLGNGHTTVDSLPITSQLTPAALARTTEGVRIYKLNPTAKLIFSGYNGGDINSNAKMNARLAMALGVPESAIILLENPRDTIEEAIDNKEITKGTSFVLVTSATHMPRAMKIFRQQGLSPIPAPTAHVSKPVNGTPALHYYFPRARYLAVSEKVFHEWLGLAWLSLKNNQ; translated from the coding sequence ATGTTCGCACTTAAAAAAATAATTGGTACTTGGTTAATGCCACTACCTTTACTACTCACTGCTTTTATTCTTGCAGCCCTATTATATAAACTCACTCGCTATAAACGCAGCGCCCAAGTTCTATTTTGTAGTAGTTTTATTACATTATTGCTATTAAGCCTTGATCCCGTTGCCAGCCGTTTAGCCGCTACATTAGAGTCTCAGTACCCAAGTTACCAACAACAAAGTGTTGATTATATCCATGTACTTGGCAACGGTCACACCACGGTAGACAGCTTACCGATCACAAGTCAGCTAACGCCAGCAGCACTTGCTAGAACCACAGAAGGGGTTCGAATTTATAAATTAAACCCTACTGCCAAGTTAATTTTTAGTGGTTATAACGGTGGTGATATTAACAGTAACGCAAAAATGAATGCACGATTAGCCATGGCGCTAGGCGTGCCTGAATCAGCGATTATATTATTAGAAAACCCGCGCGATACAATTGAGGAAGCCATTGATAATAAAGAAATAACCAAAGGTACATCATTTGTACTCGTCACCTCGGCTACCCATATGCCACGCGCGATGAAAATCTTCCGACAGCAGGGGTTATCCCCTATCCCCGCACCTACTGCACACGTAAGTAAACCTGTGAACGGTACACCTGCATTGCACTATTATTTTCCTCGAGCTCGGTATCTAGCAGTAAGTGAAAAAGTCTTCCATGAATGGCTAGGCTTAGCTTGGTTATCGTTAAAAAATAACCAATAG
- a CDS encoding ATP-binding protein: MTDSSQQYLCRTTYLVDSFWPGKLLELNNAGNIKVAGTNGAGKTTLLKLPMLFWGARPGRIVERNANKKSFAAYYLPRKTSYIVFDYQRPNGTDTPQLCHVLIKSDGDKLLYRFIDHPFDIKMYLDENGNIFADDEIKRNYRTQHRCEVSSLLSVDDYARVIQNHRDLGGKKSLRTLQQRFSMSQSPIKHIEKVVTSVFNKISNFDVIKQMIIEISQDAISSEMLSNNVTDMVNIDKTDIDSWLADLHSSQAILNLEEKILSSLTDIDSLVEIKKDLQHLHHLAAIYQQKCNEDQETSDARLKEVILELAELKETHRQQVLTIEDAAHDEEKAHREIKHDLEKLEQEKIDFEDDEAATYEQRGSELSDFTLRLINLNNEKTQLSEKSADLSRTFTEQQQQQELDFNKREQQLTNEISSQRQQLTTALSENNLHYATLESDLKTQTQILVDQLAEKKTPLEHSKISLNLQLTQPQADPALAAQSQQLQQSLSQCRRNINERQETYNRISGESQSLRQKQHQALQTNDRLKIELNHLAQQHRDVQALLSPEKGSLHAFLVEHVPNWQSNIGRVINPELLKHLHLEPELLATFANAATESDTETALTQIQDFYGIKINLNALENASFTDSSLAEKEQHISAQIGAKKAEREQLQKALEQLNKDVEELDKQLMSSKQLLFKQNQLLANLTHEEDELNGKLEQFKALTIARIQTELAETELQLDQAQQALSQAKVDYQGRHNELNNERLGVHCQLETDYNQRIDSYQSSLDNLRNEAQIEMQRIADALQAALSDAGINASIFNALEAKIKQTSKAVENAKVFQQKADKYNSWLETSWSQVEPGRERLRRLDAAIQRFQQQLKDKNQNYQQSTDKLEQEKTHLDKQVTDLVLQLKGLNKSLEKLEDFPAVEHEDLPVYSVNNISNLTTSQISLLGKQQSNVLSIASKISSELKRYSKSTLQTGWLENRIESNSEVVNYRLEEAINSGAQLSYVLRNAKLLQTSTTHEVELRANDILSIYTHLSNFDRNISRTGRKLSSHMNGKQFFTALGDIKIAIRTKMDKLGYWQQLENVNDAFEAYQANTELTHDRSIPQDLIDSLDELSAVLPKNNTMQHNELFDIEFTIVENGRTTRATTPKELEDVSSTGLSYLALITFFTGLTTMLRPDANTVITWPVDELGELHSENIQAMLDMLNQHGIQIMTASPSTDKSVLQLFDHLYEIDSRNKRLIQMNVDDDPLMALLNGDAKQALASPVSTESTTKNTVVSNEQDTVASNKQATKLEEV, encoded by the coding sequence ATGACTGATTCTTCACAACAATATCTTTGTCGCACAACTTACCTTGTAGATAGCTTCTGGCCGGGTAAATTACTTGAGTTAAATAACGCAGGTAATATCAAAGTTGCGGGGACCAATGGTGCCGGTAAAACGACACTTCTTAAACTGCCGATGCTGTTTTGGGGTGCACGACCTGGGCGTATTGTTGAACGTAATGCCAACAAGAAATCATTCGCCGCTTATTATTTGCCGCGCAAAACCAGTTATATCGTTTTTGACTATCAGCGTCCGAACGGTACTGATACACCACAGCTGTGCCACGTACTTATAAAAAGTGACGGCGACAAGCTGCTATACCGTTTTATTGATCATCCATTTGATATCAAAATGTATCTAGATGAGAACGGTAATATCTTTGCAGATGATGAGATTAAACGTAATTATCGTACGCAACATCGTTGTGAAGTAAGCAGCCTGTTAAGTGTAGATGATTATGCAAGAGTCATTCAAAATCACCGTGATCTTGGTGGTAAGAAATCACTGCGCACACTACAACAACGTTTTTCAATGAGCCAATCACCGATTAAGCACATCGAAAAAGTCGTTACATCAGTATTTAACAAGATCTCTAATTTCGATGTGATCAAACAAATGATCATCGAGATCTCTCAAGATGCAATCAGCTCTGAAATGCTCAGCAACAATGTGACTGACATGGTTAACATTGATAAAACCGATATTGATAGTTGGCTAGCAGATCTGCATTCATCTCAAGCGATCCTGAATTTAGAAGAAAAGATCTTATCGTCATTAACTGACATTGACTCTCTTGTTGAGATCAAAAAAGATTTACAACACTTACATCATCTTGCTGCCATTTATCAGCAAAAATGTAATGAAGATCAAGAAACGTCAGATGCACGTTTAAAAGAAGTTATCCTTGAACTTGCTGAATTAAAAGAAACACACAGACAGCAAGTGTTAACGATTGAAGATGCGGCTCACGATGAAGAAAAAGCACATCGCGAGATCAAACATGATCTTGAAAAGTTAGAACAAGAAAAAATTGATTTTGAAGATGATGAAGCAGCAACCTACGAACAACGTGGTTCAGAACTGTCTGACTTTACACTACGCTTAATCAATCTTAACAATGAGAAAACCCAGTTAAGCGAAAAATCAGCAGATCTCAGCCGCACGTTTACCGAGCAACAACAGCAGCAAGAACTTGATTTTAACAAGCGTGAGCAGCAGTTAACCAACGAGATTAGCTCTCAGCGTCAACAGCTCACCACCGCATTAAGTGAAAACAATTTACACTATGCAACGTTAGAAAGTGATCTAAAAACACAAACACAGATACTTGTAGATCAACTGGCTGAAAAGAAAACACCACTAGAACACAGCAAGATCTCACTGAACCTGCAATTAACACAACCACAAGCAGACCCAGCGCTTGCGGCTCAATCGCAGCAGTTACAGCAGAGTTTAAGCCAATGTCGCCGTAACATTAATGAGCGTCAAGAAACGTACAACCGTATTAGCGGTGAATCACAAAGCCTACGTCAAAAACAACATCAAGCACTGCAAACGAATGACCGTTTAAAAATTGAATTAAACCATTTAGCACAGCAGCACCGCGATGTTCAGGCATTATTGAGTCCAGAAAAAGGTTCCTTACACGCCTTCCTTGTGGAGCATGTACCAAATTGGCAAAGTAATATCGGTCGCGTAATCAACCCTGAACTATTAAAGCATCTTCATCTTGAGCCTGAATTACTCGCTACATTTGCGAACGCAGCGACAGAATCAGATACCGAAACGGCCCTGACTCAAATTCAAGATTTTTACGGCATCAAAATAAACCTGAATGCTTTAGAGAATGCCTCTTTCACTGACAGCTCTCTAGCAGAAAAAGAACAGCATATTTCAGCTCAAATTGGTGCAAAGAAAGCAGAACGAGAACAGTTACAAAAAGCACTTGAACAATTAAACAAAGACGTTGAAGAACTTGATAAACAATTAATGTCGAGTAAGCAACTGCTGTTCAAACAAAACCAATTACTGGCTAACTTAACGCACGAAGAAGATGAGTTAAACGGTAAATTAGAACAATTCAAAGCACTGACGATCGCGCGAATTCAAACAGAACTCGCAGAAACAGAACTTCAGTTAGATCAGGCGCAGCAAGCATTAAGCCAAGCAAAAGTTGATTACCAAGGCCGTCATAACGAGCTAAACAACGAACGTTTAGGCGTACATTGTCAGCTAGAAACGGATTATAACCAGCGTATTGATAGCTACCAGTCATCATTAGATAACCTGCGTAACGAAGCTCAAATTGAAATGCAGCGTATTGCTGATGCACTACAAGCTGCATTAAGTGATGCCGGTATCAACGCGAGCATCTTTAATGCGCTAGAAGCTAAGATCAAGCAAACATCAAAAGCCGTTGAAAATGCGAAAGTATTCCAACAGAAAGCAGATAAATACAATAGCTGGTTAGAAACATCATGGTCACAAGTTGAACCGGGTCGTGAACGTTTACGCCGTTTAGATGCAGCGATTCAACGTTTCCAACAACAACTAAAAGATAAAAACCAAAACTATCAGCAATCAACAGATAAGTTAGAACAAGAAAAAACGCATCTGGATAAACAAGTTACTGATTTAGTGCTACAGCTAAAAGGTTTAAACAAAAGCCTAGAAAAATTAGAAGACTTCCCTGCCGTTGAGCACGAAGACCTTCCTGTTTATAGCGTCAATAATATTTCAAACCTAACCACGAGCCAAATTAGCTTACTAGGTAAACAGCAAAGTAATGTGTTAAGTATTGCGAGTAAAATTAGCAGTGAACTAAAACGTTACTCGAAAAGTACCCTGCAAACAGGCTGGTTAGAAAACCGCATTGAAAGTAATTCAGAGGTAGTTAACTACCGCCTTGAAGAAGCAATTAACAGCGGTGCACAGCTAAGTTACGTATTGAGAAATGCAAAACTATTGCAAACATCAACTACTCACGAAGTGGAGTTACGTGCTAACGATATTTTATCTATTTATACTCATTTAAGTAACTTCGATCGCAACATCAGTCGAACAGGCCGTAAACTGTCTAGCCACATGAATGGTAAACAGTTCTTTACTGCATTAGGTGATATTAAGATTGCCATTCGAACTAAAATGGACAAATTAGGTTATTGGCAGCAACTTGAGAATGTAAATGACGCATTCGAAGCATACCAAGCAAATACGGAATTAACGCACGATCGCAGTATTCCACAAGACTTAATTGATAGCTTAGATGAACTGTCAGCAGTATTACCGAAAAACAATACGATGCAGCACAATGAGTTGTTTGATATTGAGTTTACGATTGTTGAAAATGGCCGAACGACCCGTGCAACAACACCAAAAGAACTGGAAGATGTGTCTTCAACAGGTCTATCGTACCTTGCTTTGATTACCTTCTTTACAGGCTTAACGACCATGTTGCGTCCCGATGCAAATACGGTGATCACTTGGCCTGTAGATGAATTAGGCGAACTGCATTCTGAAAACATTCAGGCAATGCTTGATATGCTTAATCAGCACGGTATTCAAATCATGACTGCATCGCCGTCTACAGACAAATCGGTATTACAGTTATTCGATCACCTATACGAAATTGATAGCCGTAATAAACGTCTGATCCAAATGAACGTAGATGATGATCCACTAATGGCGTTATTAAATGGCGATGCAAAACAAGCGTTGGCATCACCCGTAAGTACTGAATCAACAACCAAAAACACGGTTGTATCAAATGAACAAGACACAGTTGCATCAAATAAACAAGCAACAAAGCTAGAAGAGGTTTAA
- the uvrB gene encoding excinuclease ABC subunit UvrB encodes MTILFDLCSEYTPSGDQPQAIEKLVDSFNAGVASQTLLGVTGSGKTYTVANMIAKLNRPTLLMAPNKTLAAQLYAEMKEFFPNNAVEYFVSYYDYYQPEAYVPSTDTFIEKDAAVNAHIEQMRLSATKALLERRDVILIASVSAIYGLGDPESYLKMMLHVSVGEVISQRSIIRRLAELQYTRNDMDFKRSTFRVRGEVIDVYPAESDKHAVRLEMFDDEIERISYFDPLTGAVEQTVERATIYPKTHYVTPREKILAAIEHIKVELSERKKQLLSANKLIEEQRVSQRVQFDIEMMQELGYCSGIENYSRYLSGRTPGDAPPTLLDYLPDDGLLVIDESHVTVPQIGAMYKGDRSRKETLVEFGFRLPSALDNRPLKFDEFESISPQTLYVSATPSQYELDRCEGEVVQQLVRPTGLLDPIIEVRPVDTQVDDLLSEINIRVAKGERVLATTLTKRMSEDLAEYLADHGVKVRYLHSDIDTVERVEIIRDLRLGVFDVLVGINLLREGLDMPEVSLVAILDADKEGFLRSERSLIQTIGRAARNLEGKAILYANKITKSMDKAISETERRRALQHDHNVKNGITPKGLNKKVGDGFSIGRTPEQQMMHIAEQKATYAVFTPAELSKEIVRLEEQMYKYAQDLEFEKAGETRDKVAKLREQLIQ; translated from the coding sequence ATGACTATTTTATTCGATTTATGTTCTGAATATACCCCGAGTGGCGATCAGCCTCAAGCGATTGAAAAGCTGGTTGATAGTTTTAATGCAGGTGTTGCCAGTCAAACCTTGCTCGGTGTAACGGGCTCAGGTAAAACCTATACTGTCGCAAACATGATTGCGAAATTGAACCGTCCTACATTACTGATGGCTCCAAACAAAACACTCGCTGCGCAGCTTTATGCTGAAATGAAAGAGTTCTTTCCTAATAATGCAGTTGAATATTTTGTTTCTTATTATGATTATTATCAGCCAGAAGCCTATGTTCCCAGTACTGATACCTTTATTGAAAAAGATGCCGCAGTAAATGCACATATTGAACAAATGCGTCTTTCTGCCACTAAAGCATTATTAGAGCGTCGTGATGTAATCTTAATTGCTTCGGTATCGGCTATTTATGGTTTGGGTGATCCTGAGTCTTATTTAAAAATGATGTTACACGTGTCCGTAGGTGAAGTGATTAGCCAGCGCAGTATTATCCGTCGTTTAGCTGAATTGCAATATACCCGTAACGACATGGATTTTAAACGCTCGACATTCCGTGTGCGTGGTGAAGTTATTGATGTGTATCCAGCTGAGTCAGATAAGCACGCTGTACGCTTAGAGATGTTTGATGATGAAATTGAACGTATTAGCTATTTCGATCCGCTGACCGGTGCAGTTGAACAGACTGTCGAACGTGCGACGATCTACCCTAAGACTCACTATGTGACGCCAAGAGAAAAGATCCTTGCTGCAATTGAACACATTAAAGTGGAATTGTCAGAGCGTAAAAAACAGCTATTATCAGCAAACAAATTAATTGAAGAGCAGCGTGTCAGCCAACGTGTTCAATTTGATATTGAAATGATGCAAGAACTTGGTTATTGCTCTGGTATTGAAAACTACTCGCGTTATCTGTCTGGTCGTACACCTGGTGATGCGCCTCCGACGTTATTAGACTATTTACCTGATGATGGTTTATTGGTTATTGATGAATCACACGTTACAGTGCCGCAAATTGGCGCTATGTATAAGGGTGACCGCTCACGTAAAGAAACGCTAGTTGAGTTTGGTTTTCGTTTACCTTCCGCATTAGATAACAGACCACTTAAATTTGATGAGTTTGAATCAATATCACCACAGACGCTTTATGTGTCTGCAACACCAAGCCAGTACGAATTAGATCGCTGTGAAGGTGAGGTTGTTCAGCAATTAGTACGACCGACCGGATTACTCGATCCAATCATTGAAGTTCGTCCTGTCGATACACAAGTTGATGATCTACTCAGTGAGATTAATATCCGCGTAGCGAAAGGCGAAAGGGTACTTGCGACGACATTAACGAAGCGAATGTCTGAAGATTTAGCTGAGTACCTTGCAGATCATGGCGTGAAAGTACGTTATCTTCATTCTGATATTGATACTGTTGAACGTGTCGAGATCATTCGTGATCTTCGTTTAGGCGTATTTGATGTGTTGGTTGGGATTAACTTACTCCGTGAAGGTTTAGACATGCCTGAAGTGTCTTTGGTCGCCATACTTGATGCAGACAAAGAAGGCTTCTTACGTTCAGAGCGTTCACTTATTCAAACTATTGGACGTGCAGCGCGTAATCTTGAAGGTAAGGCGATCTTATATGCGAATAAGATCACTAAGTCGATGGATAAAGCGATTAGTGAAACGGAACGTCGCCGTGCTTTACAGCATGACCATAACGTCAAAAATGGTATTACTCCAAAAGGCTTGAATAAGAAAGTAGGTGATGGCTTTAGTATCGGCCGAACACCAGAGCAGCAAATGATGCATATTGCAGAGCAGAAAGCGACATATGCGGTATTTACGCCAGCGGAACTCAGTAAGGAAATTGTACGTTTAGAAGAGCAAATGTATAAATACGCACAAGATCTTGAGTTTGAAAAAGCCGGTGAAACACGTGATAAAGTGGCTAAGCTACGAGAGCAGCTGATTCAATAG
- the pfkA gene encoding 6-phosphofructokinase: MIKKIGVLTSGGDAPGMNAAIRAVVREGLHLGLEVYGIYDGYAGLHQGRIEKLDRKSVSDVINRGGTFLGSARFPEFKEESVRREAIENLKKHDIDALVVIGGDGSYMGAMKLTEMGFPCIGIPGTIDNDIPGTTYTIGFDTALNIVVDAIDRLRDTSTSHQRISIVEIMGRYCGDLTMGAAVAGGAEFVVIPEKGYDEADLLAQIQAGIDKGKKHAIIAMCEHVTDVNRLAQHIESVTTRETRATVLGHLQRGGTPTARDRIMASRMGSYAVKLLIDGEGGRCVGLMNSQMVHHDIIDCINNMKRPFNQELFDLSDSLF; the protein is encoded by the coding sequence ATGATTAAAAAAATAGGTGTTTTAACAAGTGGTGGTGATGCACCAGGCATGAACGCAGCAATCCGAGCAGTTGTACGTGAAGGTCTACATCTTGGCTTAGAAGTTTATGGTATTTACGATGGTTACGCTGGTTTACATCAAGGCCGCATTGAAAAATTAGATCGTAAATCAGTTTCTGATGTAATTAACCGTGGTGGTACTTTCCTCGGTTCTGCACGCTTCCCTGAATTTAAAGAAGAAAGCGTTCGTAGAGAAGCAATTGAAAACCTTAAAAAACACGATATCGATGCACTTGTTGTTATTGGTGGTGACGGTTCTTACATGGGTGCAATGAAACTAACTGAAATGGGTTTCCCATGTATCGGTATTCCAGGCACGATTGATAATGATATCCCAGGCACTACTTATACAATTGGTTTTGATACTGCACTAAACATTGTCGTTGATGCAATTGACCGTTTACGCGACACATCAACATCTCACCAACGTATCTCAATTGTTGAAATCATGGGCCGTTACTGTGGTGATTTAACCATGGGCGCAGCGGTTGCCGGTGGTGCAGAATTCGTTGTCATTCCTGAAAAAGGCTATGATGAAGCTGATTTATTAGCACAGATTCAAGCAGGTATCGATAAAGGTAAGAAGCATGCAATTATCGCAATGTGCGAGCATGTAACTGACGTAAACAGACTTGCGCAACATATCGAAAGCGTTACAACTCGTGAAACACGAGCGACAGTTTTAGGTCATTTACAACGTGGCGGTACACCAACAGCACGTGACCGTATTATGGCAAGTCGTATGGGTTCATATGCAGTGAAACTATTAATAGACGGTGAAGGCGGTCGTTGTGTAGGTCTAATGAACTCACAAATGGTTCACCATGACATCATCGATTGTATCAACAATATGAAACGTCCTTTCAATCAAGAACTATTTGATCTGTCTGATTCATTATTCTAA
- the tpiA gene encoding triose-phosphate isomerase — MRQALVMGNWKLNATKASVEALINGLVDAAKDNATVEVAVCPPAVFIPQVEALTADTAITYGAQDCDVNTAGAFTGENSAVMLKEFGCKYTLVGHSERRVIHGESNEVVADKFAVAQENGLVPVLCIGETLEQFEAGETKAVVEAQLQAVVTKSGIASLNNAVIAYEPVWAIGTGKTATPEIAQDIHAHIRSWLTEQDAAVANKVQILYGGSVKGANAAELFGQADIDGGLVGGASLDAVEFSKVIAGASA, encoded by the coding sequence ATGAGACAAGCACTAGTAATGGGTAACTGGAAACTAAACGCAACTAAAGCATCTGTAGAAGCTTTAATTAACGGTTTAGTTGATGCGGCAAAAGACAATGCAACTGTTGAAGTTGCTGTATGCCCTCCTGCTGTTTTTATCCCACAAGTTGAAGCATTAACTGCTGACACTGCTATTACATACGGCGCACAAGATTGTGACGTTAACACTGCAGGCGCATTCACTGGTGAAAACTCAGCGGTAATGTTAAAAGAGTTCGGTTGTAAATACACACTTGTTGGTCACAGCGAACGTCGTGTTATCCACGGTGAATCAAACGAAGTTGTTGCAGACAAATTTGCTGTTGCACAAGAAAACGGCCTAGTACCTGTACTTTGTATCGGTGAAACACTAGAGCAATTCGAAGCTGGCGAAACGAAAGCGGTTGTTGAAGCTCAACTTCAAGCTGTTGTTACTAAGTCTGGTATCGCATCTCTAAACAATGCAGTTATTGCATACGAACCAGTTTGGGCAATCGGTACTGGTAAAACAGCAACACCTGAAATTGCACAAGACATCCACGCTCACATCCGTTCATGGTTAACTGAGCAAGATGCAGCTGTAGCAAACAAAGTTCAAATCCTTTACGGTGGTTCAGTTAAAGGCGCTAACGCTGCTGAGTTATTCGGTCAAGCAGACATTGATGGCGGCCTAGTTGGCGGAGCTTCACTAGACGCTGTAGAATTCTCTAAAGTTATTGCTGGTGCTTCTGCATAG